The genomic interval TCGAGGCGATTCGCCGCCGCGGGGACACGGGCGAGCACCTGGTGCAGCTTCTCGAGCGTCGCCTCGACTCGGTCGTCTATCGCATGAAATTCGTGCCGCGTGTTCGCAGCACGCCAGTTCGTGAACCACGGCCATGTTCGCGTCAATGGCCGGCGCGTGACCGTCGCATCCTACCAGGTCAAGGACGAGGATATCGTCGAGGTCAAGGAGAAGTCGCGCGAGCTGGCGCTGGTGCTTGAATCGATCGTCTCGGGCGAGCGCGACGTGCCCGATTATGTCCAAGTCGATTTCAAGAAGATGCAGGGCAAGTTCGTTCGCGGGCCCAAGCTCGCCGACATCCCCTATCCCGTGCAAATGGAACCGAACCTCGTCGTCGAGTTCTATTCGCGCTGAGCCCGACCGCTCCCGCGCGTGGGGACGTGCTCCATCCGTGCCCCAGGGAGCCAGTACGGAGGGTGGTACTTGCCTTGACCCGACTTTGCCTTATACCAACGGGCTCTGCTGCGTCTCCTCTAAAATCGAGCGGTCGGTGATCGTAGCCGTTGGTATTACGCTTTAGCCTGGGGCGCATTCGTTTCGTCGACCTCGAGCCACATGGCATTGAGAATCGCGAACGAACAGGCAAGGCCGAGTCCGAGGATCCATGAAAAATACCACATCGAAGCGTCTCCCGATTCAGATCAGTAATGCTCGTGCACGTCGCCCTCGATCTCCTTCGCGGTCACCTTCCCGCGCATGATATGGAATACCCAACCCGTGTAGGCGACGATCGCGGGCAGGAACACCGCGGCGCCTATCAGCATAATAAATAGCGTCGTCGGGCTGGACGACGAATCCCACACGGTGAGGCTGCTCCTGGGGTCGGTCGATGACGGCAGCAGAAACGGGAAAAGGCTGAACCCCGCCGTCGCAATCACGCCGGCGACACCCAGGCTACTGGCGACGAAGGCGAGAACGTCGCGCCCCACGCGCAGGAAGATCGCCGCGAGGATGGCCCCGGCATAGCCAACGGCCGGTGCGGCCGCAAGCCAAGGATGGATGCCGTAATTGCGAAGCCAGGCGCCCGTTTCCCGGGCGACGGTCTTCACCAACGGATTGGACGGCAGGCTTGGATCGATCGGGCTTTGGATGACGTAGCCGTCGATGCCAAACGCGATCCATAGGCCGCCAAACGTAAACAATGCGACGAGTGCCCCCGCCGCCGAAATGGCCGCACCCCGCGCCCGCTCGGCGACGATACCGTCCGCCTTGATCGCGAGCCAGGCGCCGCCTTGCATTGCGAGCATCGCGATGCTGGTC from Alphaproteobacteria bacterium carries:
- the cydX gene encoding cytochrome bd-I oxidase subunit CydX, with protein sequence MWYFSWILGLGLACSFAILNAMWLEVDETNAPQAKA
- the cydB gene encoding cytochrome d ubiquinol oxidase subunit II → MVPIDYGLLRFIWWALLGLLLIAFAVMDGFDLGAAMLQPFVARTDSERRVLVNSIGPVWEGNQVWFILGGGATFAAWPALYATSFSGFYIAMILVLGALILRPVAIAFRSKLDARAWRRTWDWLFFIAGVVPSLVFGVAFGNLFLGAPFKFDDALRPDYTGGFFELLGPFPVLCGLTSIAMLAMQGGAWLAIKADGIVAERARGAAISAAGALVALFTFGGLWIAFGIDGYVIQSPIDPSLPSNPLVKTVARETGAWLRNYGIHPWLAAAPAVGYAGAILAAIFLRVGRDVLAFVASSLGVAGVIATAGFSLFPFLLPSSTDPRSSLTVWDSSSSPTTLFIMLIGAAVFLPAIVAYTGWVFHIMRGKVTAKEIEGDVHEHY